A window of Cohnella herbarum contains these coding sequences:
- a CDS encoding sensor histidine kinase, whose translation MSHKRNWSLHSLRIKLSMSVLIMTVPLVGMLIYNNYYAKDVVREQVADSYKSSLSLYMSQIDSNLNDVDAYMITLSDKFDLLSLSIADTDDNYYMAKSDLFYLLSKDVSLYRSVTGFFVYESKRHDYMDILNFGNSLTRENRDVKLEVIQLIEQQRKSGKFTRNWKNIQINQHHYLLDIVRAGDAYLGVWISTDRLVSQLQLLKVGDDGEVLLINDEGKPITRTSVVQNEGIELGRNLNNYYLSGENRKYLVVGTHAVRASFSLVALIPDQHILANLPYLQTIIWIITITAIVFIPVGLILLRKSFLVPLNKVLSAMRKVRGGDWSVRVNMQRSSDEFNLLGESFNSMMTEIQTLRVNVFEEQLNKQREELRRLQLQVNPHFFLNALNILYNLAKVKKHDLIKEMSMSLIHYFRYLFRSNTSFVKLQNELDHTRNYLRIQCLRFPGQLTWDIATPNFLMEVPVPPLMIQSFVENSIKHAVTMDKPIHITVKIDMPDEAAVSQMIIQIRDTGNGFSNEVLQELQAGRNMENEEGEQIGIWNVRRRLCLLYGDHVTLRFRNDSDTGGAIVELIVPTESNLGVSS comes from the coding sequence ATGAGCCATAAACGGAATTGGTCCTTGCATTCACTTCGAATCAAATTATCCATGAGTGTATTGATCATGACCGTCCCGCTCGTCGGCATGCTCATCTATAATAATTACTATGCGAAAGATGTTGTACGGGAACAAGTAGCTGATTCCTACAAAAGTTCCTTATCGCTATATATGAGCCAGATTGATTCAAATCTTAACGATGTCGATGCGTATATGATTACGCTTTCCGATAAATTCGATTTGCTCTCGCTATCCATTGCCGATACTGACGACAATTATTATATGGCGAAGAGTGATTTGTTCTACCTGCTGTCCAAGGATGTTTCCTTGTATCGAAGCGTTACCGGTTTTTTTGTCTATGAGAGTAAGCGGCACGATTACATGGACATCCTGAACTTTGGAAACAGTCTAACCCGAGAGAACCGAGACGTCAAACTTGAAGTGATCCAATTGATTGAACAGCAGCGGAAATCCGGAAAATTCACAAGAAATTGGAAGAATATTCAAATCAATCAACATCATTATTTACTCGATATTGTACGGGCAGGAGACGCCTATTTAGGTGTATGGATCAGCACGGATAGACTCGTTTCGCAGCTACAGTTGTTGAAAGTGGGGGACGACGGTGAGGTTTTGCTCATTAATGACGAGGGAAAACCGATCACTCGCACAAGTGTTGTACAGAATGAAGGCATAGAATTGGGCCGAAATCTAAACAACTATTACTTGTCGGGCGAGAATCGGAAGTATCTTGTCGTGGGCACGCATGCCGTACGAGCCAGCTTCAGTCTTGTCGCGCTCATTCCCGACCAGCATATCTTGGCGAATCTTCCGTATCTGCAAACAATCATTTGGATCATTACGATTACAGCCATCGTCTTTATTCCGGTCGGGCTGATATTGCTAAGAAAATCATTTCTGGTACCGCTAAACAAAGTACTGTCTGCCATGAGGAAGGTGCGAGGCGGCGATTGGAGCGTTCGTGTCAATATGCAGCGCAGCTCAGACGAGTTTAACCTGTTGGGCGAATCGTTCAATTCTATGATGACCGAAATACAGACGCTGCGCGTCAATGTTTTTGAAGAGCAACTCAACAAGCAACGTGAAGAACTTCGCAGGCTGCAATTGCAGGTGAATCCCCACTTTTTTCTGAATGCGCTCAATATCTTGTACAATCTGGCAAAAGTAAAAAAACACGATTTGATCAAGGAAATGTCCATGTCGCTGATTCATTACTTCCGCTATTTATTTCGCAGCAATACTTCTTTTGTTAAACTGCAGAATGAATTGGATCATACCCGCAATTACTTACGCATACAGTGCTTACGCTTTCCCGGACAGTTGACTTGGGATATCGCAACTCCCAACTTCTTAATGGAGGTACCCGTACCGCCACTGATGATTCAATCCTTCGTCGAGAATTCCATTAAGCATGCCGTTACAATGGACAAGCCGATTCATATTACGGTGAAGATCGACATGCCGGACGAAGCTGCTGTGTCTCAGATGATTATTCAGATTCGTGATACCGGGAACGGATTTTCAAACGAAGTGCTGCAGGAATTGCAGGCAGGACGAAACATGGAAAACGAGGAGGGCGAACAAATCGGCATATGGAATGTACGCCGACGGTTGTGTCTTTTGTACGGAGATCATGTGACGCTTCGATTTCGTAATGATTCAGACACCGGCGGCGCGATCGTTGAATTGATTGTGCCTACCGAATCGAATTTGGGGGTGTCGTCATGA
- a CDS encoding ABC transporter substrate-binding protein: protein MNRNKVLSLLLSVVMLMSVLVACSSKNNEGGQPSNSPAAASDDSANQSANASADDATKDPYEITMAIPAFEAVPKDVALIEEEINKITQPKINATVKLLPISIGAWQQQLNLMTSGGEKLDMFFEFGQAYSRDVTSGKIIALDELLDEYGQDLKAEFDSAFLDAAKVDGKVYGVPNLGDSTTGQSGIMMRKDLVEKYNIDVASIDSIDDLDQVFATIKQNEPNITPLAVGLSTPIDKYHPYDPIGPGVLPDYGNDLKLENLYELPWYEDTLKKIHSWFKAGYINKDAATSNVTGSDFVKAGNAFSYFWANQVGHVQSESQQIGKGLVFAGLLPGNYITTGKIITGLWAISQNSENPERAMMFMNLMYTDPALANLLMWGVEGKHYVKVADNLVDYPEGITRETVGWTNQTWLIGNPFNTYLYKTEDPNKWSLTREANQKAIKSKALGFSFNSEPVKNEMTAVTNVITQYRKALESGTVDPDKKLQEFRDKLRAAGIDKIIAEEQNQLDKWAVAK from the coding sequence ATGAACAGAAATAAGGTATTGAGTCTGTTGCTTTCCGTAGTCATGCTAATGAGTGTGCTCGTTGCTTGTTCATCCAAGAACAACGAAGGGGGACAACCATCCAATTCACCTGCGGCAGCTTCGGATGATAGCGCCAACCAAAGCGCAAATGCGAGCGCCGATGATGCAACGAAGGACCCGTATGAAATTACAATGGCAATACCTGCATTCGAGGCCGTACCGAAAGATGTCGCTTTAATCGAAGAAGAGATCAACAAGATTACACAGCCGAAAATTAATGCAACCGTGAAACTGCTTCCGATTAGCATCGGTGCTTGGCAACAACAGTTAAACTTGATGACTTCGGGTGGCGAAAAACTGGATATGTTCTTTGAATTTGGACAAGCTTATAGTCGCGATGTGACTTCTGGCAAGATTATAGCTCTGGATGAACTGCTGGACGAATACGGTCAGGATTTGAAAGCGGAGTTCGATTCAGCATTTCTGGATGCCGCGAAGGTGGACGGGAAAGTTTATGGCGTCCCTAATCTTGGAGATTCCACGACGGGTCAGTCGGGCATTATGATGAGGAAGGATCTTGTTGAGAAGTATAACATTGACGTTGCGTCCATAGACAGCATCGACGATCTAGATCAAGTATTTGCAACGATTAAACAGAACGAACCGAATATTACGCCGCTGGCGGTGGGTTTATCCACTCCAATCGACAAATATCATCCGTACGATCCGATCGGTCCCGGCGTCTTGCCTGATTACGGCAACGATTTGAAACTAGAGAACTTGTATGAATTGCCATGGTACGAAGATACGCTAAAGAAGATTCATAGCTGGTTTAAGGCAGGTTACATTAATAAAGATGCCGCTACGAGCAACGTCACAGGATCGGACTTTGTGAAGGCTGGTAATGCATTCTCCTATTTCTGGGCCAATCAGGTAGGTCATGTCCAATCAGAATCGCAACAAATTGGTAAAGGGTTGGTATTTGCAGGATTACTGCCGGGTAACTATATAACGACTGGTAAGATTATTACTGGGTTGTGGGCCATTTCCCAAAATTCTGAGAATCCGGAAAGAGCCATGATGTTCATGAATTTGATGTACACCGACCCCGCGCTCGCCAATCTATTGATGTGGGGCGTCGAAGGCAAGCATTATGTGAAGGTAGCCGACAATCTGGTAGATTATCCAGAAGGCATAACGCGGGAAACGGTAGGTTGGACGAATCAAACCTGGCTGATCGGCAATCCTTTTAATACGTATTTATATAAGACTGAGGATCCGAATAAATGGAGTTTAACACGGGAAGCGAACCAGAAAGCGATCAAATCGAAAGCACTCGGATTTTCCTTCAATTCGGAGCCAGTCAAAAACGAAATGACAGCCGTGACTAACGTGATCACTCAATATCGTAAAGCGTTGGAGTCGGGTACGGTTGATCCAGACAAGAAGCTGCAGGAATTCAGAGACAAGTTGAGGGCTGCCGGCATTGATAAAATTATCGCGGAAGAGCAGAATCAACTGGACAAGTGGGCAGTTGCTAAATAG
- a CDS encoding glycoside hydrolase family 3 C-terminal domain-containing protein: protein MERNIKEIISRMSLEEKAEFCSGVGAWYTTALPKHGIPSIMMTDGPHGLRKQNGAEDHMGLNESVPATCFPTAAGLASSWNRELVEQVGVALGEECQAEGVGIILGPGANIKRSPLCGRNFEYFSEDPYLSSELTTKHIQGVQSQGVGTSLKHFAVNNQETRRFNIDVILDERTFREIYLASFEGAVVNAQPWTIMSAYNKINGIFCSENRRLLTEILRNEWGFEGFVVSDWGAVSEREIALAAGLDLEMPTSNGVGSRKIIEAIQKGSIEINTLDAAVENILTVIFRAVDLQKENATYDQEAHHQFARVVAAESMVLLKNENDVLPLDKKGSIAVLGAFAKKPRYQGAGSSRVQPTKLDIPYEEIQRVAKDAELLYAEGYSLENDELNEEMIEAAKKVASQVDAAILFVGLPEKYDAEGVDRKHLGLPDNQVALIEAVSTVQEKIILVLLNGSAVEMPWIHNSQAVLEAYLGGQAMAGAVADLLFGVQNPSGKLAETFPEKLSHTSSFINFPGERHQVEYREGLFIGYRYFDKVDTKPLFPFGHGLSYTSFEYSDLRINKSEITDAEELEVTVNVRNSGHRAGKEIVQLYVKDIESSVLRPIKELKGFEKVTLEPGEEKQVTFRLGKRAFAYYHVDLQDWYVESGEFEILIGKSSEDIQLSHTIVVLSTTNVRKKFTLDSTLGDIRTETAGAELVSKILMGMGFGSTRTDAPFGMDMDALLHSLKLRIVESQGVIPKENLEELLVALNDS from the coding sequence ATGGAAAGAAACATTAAAGAAATAATTTCTCGGATGTCATTGGAAGAGAAGGCAGAATTTTGTTCCGGCGTCGGAGCGTGGTACACGACTGCGTTGCCGAAGCATGGTATTCCATCGATCATGATGACGGATGGGCCACATGGGCTTCGGAAGCAAAACGGTGCGGAGGATCACATGGGCTTGAATGAAAGTGTTCCGGCCACATGCTTTCCCACTGCAGCGGGGCTGGCTAGCTCATGGAATCGTGAGCTTGTGGAGCAGGTAGGAGTCGCACTTGGCGAAGAATGCCAAGCGGAAGGGGTGGGGATCATCCTCGGACCGGGGGCTAATATCAAGCGATCTCCATTGTGTGGTAGAAACTTCGAATATTTCTCGGAGGACCCTTACTTGTCTTCGGAGTTAACCACTAAGCATATTCAAGGAGTTCAAAGTCAGGGAGTGGGAACGTCCCTCAAGCATTTTGCCGTGAATAATCAAGAGACTCGTAGGTTTAATATTGACGTCATTCTCGATGAGAGAACCTTCAGGGAAATTTATCTGGCAAGCTTCGAAGGTGCGGTTGTGAATGCCCAACCTTGGACGATTATGTCGGCTTATAATAAAATTAACGGCATATTCTGCTCGGAGAACAGAAGATTGCTAACGGAGATCCTAAGGAACGAATGGGGCTTTGAAGGTTTCGTTGTTTCCGATTGGGGTGCGGTGAGCGAAAGAGAGATTGCTTTGGCCGCAGGATTAGATCTTGAAATGCCTACCAGCAATGGAGTTGGAAGCCGCAAAATTATTGAAGCTATCCAAAAAGGCTCAATTGAAATAAACACGCTGGATGCTGCAGTGGAAAACATTCTGACCGTCATCTTCCGAGCAGTGGATTTACAAAAAGAAAATGCAACTTATGATCAAGAAGCTCATCATCAGTTCGCAAGAGTAGTAGCAGCGGAGAGTATGGTTCTCTTGAAGAATGAGAATGACGTGCTTCCTCTAGATAAGAAGGGGTCTATCGCGGTCCTAGGCGCTTTTGCGAAAAAACCCCGGTATCAGGGGGCTGGAAGCTCCCGGGTTCAGCCTACGAAGTTGGATATTCCATATGAGGAAATCCAAAGGGTTGCCAAGGATGCTGAGTTGCTATACGCAGAGGGATATTCTCTTGAGAATGATGAGTTGAACGAAGAAATGATCGAGGCGGCGAAGAAGGTCGCCAGCCAAGTAGATGCAGCGATTCTGTTTGTCGGCTTGCCAGAGAAGTACGATGCCGAAGGCGTCGACAGAAAGCACCTAGGGCTTCCTGATAACCAAGTTGCGCTGATCGAAGCCGTATCCACTGTTCAAGAGAAGATCATTCTTGTTTTGTTAAATGGTTCCGCGGTAGAGATGCCCTGGATTCACAACTCTCAGGCAGTGCTCGAAGCCTATCTGGGCGGGCAAGCCATGGCGGGCGCGGTAGCAGATTTACTATTTGGGGTTCAGAATCCATCGGGCAAGCTGGCGGAGACGTTCCCGGAGAAACTGAGCCATACTTCCTCCTTTATTAACTTCCCTGGAGAGAGGCATCAAGTCGAATATCGGGAGGGCTTGTTCATTGGATATCGGTACTTTGACAAAGTGGATACGAAGCCTCTGTTCCCGTTTGGCCACGGTCTCTCCTATACCTCCTTCGAATATTCCGATCTGCGGATCAATAAGTCGGAAATCACGGATGCGGAAGAACTAGAAGTAACCGTTAATGTGAGAAATTCGGGGCATAGAGCAGGGAAAGAAATTGTACAGCTCTATGTTAAGGATATAGAGAGCAGTGTGCTCAGACCAATCAAGGAATTAAAAGGATTCGAAAAAGTGACTCTGGAGCCCGGAGAAGAGAAGCAGGTTACTTTTAGACTAGGGAAACGTGCATTTGCTTATTATCATGTCGACTTACAGGACTGGTATGTGGAAAGTGGAGAGTTCGAGATTCTCATTGGGAAATCTTCGGAGGACATTCAATTGAGCCATACGATTGTCGTCCTTTCAACCACCAACGTACGTAAAAAATTTACATTGGATTCAACACTTGGCGATATCCGTACAGAAACTGCCGGGGCTGAGCTTGTGTCCAAGATTTTAATGGGGATGGGCTTCGGCAGCACTAGAACTGACGCGCCATTCGGCATGGACATGGATGCTCTCTTGCACAGCCTTAAATTAAGAATTGTAGAAAGTCAAGGAGTGATTCCAAAGGAAAATCTGGAAGAACTTCTCGTTGCTTTGAATGATTCATAA
- a CDS encoding response regulator transcription factor produces MTYRMLIVDDELHAIEGVKADLDLEKLEIEGLFTAFNIRQAKDILTCESIDILLCDIEMPLGSGLELLSWVRVHHPSTITIFLTSHADFKYAKEALQLGCLDYLLKPVLTSDLEAVIRRAQNLIEQQSEMNRNSQSHRLWMRHHSLIIERFWLDLINHTTPNDPVAIYEQVERQQIPITENSIFLPILISVKHWRETLKPRDAKILEYALKKTAEEMLIENREGIVFQLDRDQLLILFFSDNWRQWDYGQLQDQSRKYIHFCNRHFYCALSCYFGQPVKAHCVADKVGFLKTKDRNNVAYFNQVFGEDGTMQSDQSIILPDLNLWLSLLKKGTNEAVVQGMDIVLDDLIKHSKLDARILHQLHQDFLQALYSYLNMNELQAHQLFGDEESKRLSETAGRSVNDMMNWVRHAVDKALHQTEVIRESESVVQNIKRYVATNIDQDLSREKMAEQVFLNPDHLSKLFKKETGYSLSDYVLSERIKLAKELLSQTRIPISAVASSVGYTNFSHFTKIFRKYAEMGPSEYRSQYGQEVQ; encoded by the coding sequence ATGACCTATCGAATGCTGATCGTCGATGATGAACTTCATGCAATCGAGGGTGTAAAAGCAGATTTGGATTTGGAGAAACTGGAGATCGAAGGCTTATTCACAGCATTCAATATTCGGCAGGCCAAGGATATTCTGACATGTGAATCCATCGATATTCTGTTATGCGATATCGAGATGCCGCTAGGGAGCGGGCTTGAGCTGCTTTCTTGGGTACGTGTACACCATCCAAGCACGATCACCATCTTTCTCACGAGTCACGCCGATTTCAAGTATGCGAAGGAAGCGCTACAACTCGGCTGTCTGGATTATCTATTGAAGCCTGTCCTGACCAGTGATCTTGAGGCTGTCATTCGCAGAGCACAGAATCTCATTGAGCAGCAAAGCGAAATGAACAGAAACAGTCAGTCCCATCGGCTCTGGATGAGGCATCATTCGTTGATTATCGAACGGTTCTGGCTGGATCTCATTAACCATACGACCCCGAACGACCCTGTCGCCATTTATGAGCAGGTCGAGCGACAGCAAATTCCGATTACAGAGAATTCAATCTTCTTGCCGATTCTTATCTCTGTGAAGCATTGGCGTGAAACGTTAAAACCAAGGGACGCGAAGATTCTGGAATATGCGCTGAAGAAAACAGCCGAAGAGATGTTAATTGAAAATCGGGAAGGCATTGTATTCCAGCTGGATAGGGATCAACTCCTTATCTTGTTTTTTTCGGATAATTGGAGGCAATGGGACTACGGGCAATTGCAGGATCAAAGTCGCAAGTATATCCATTTTTGCAATCGTCATTTTTACTGCGCGTTATCATGTTATTTTGGGCAGCCAGTCAAAGCACATTGTGTGGCGGACAAGGTGGGATTTTTGAAAACGAAGGATCGGAACAATGTGGCTTATTTTAACCAAGTGTTCGGGGAAGATGGAACCATGCAGAGTGACCAATCCATTATTTTGCCGGACTTGAACTTATGGTTATCTCTCTTGAAGAAGGGGACAAATGAGGCAGTTGTCCAAGGAATGGACATTGTTCTGGACGATCTCATAAAGCACAGCAAGTTAGATGCGCGTATTCTGCATCAACTTCATCAAGATTTCCTACAGGCTTTGTATTCTTACTTGAATATGAACGAGTTACAAGCACACCAATTGTTTGGTGATGAAGAATCAAAGCGCTTGTCAGAAACGGCGGGGCGCTCCGTGAACGATATGATGAATTGGGTTCGTCATGCGGTGGACAAAGCACTGCACCAGACGGAAGTGATCAGAGAGTCCGAGTCTGTCGTACAGAACATCAAGCGTTATGTAGCGACGAATATCGATCAGGACTTGTCCCGCGAGAAGATGGCGGAGCAGGTGTTTTTGAATCCCGATCATTTGTCCAAACTGTTCAAGAAGGAGACGGGCTACTCCTTGTCCGACTATGTCCTATCGGAGAGAATTAAGCTGGCCAAGGAATTGTTGAGTCAAACCAGGATCCCGATCAGTGCGGTGGCATCGTCTGTGGGATATACCAATTTTTCCCATTTCACAAAGATATTCAGGAAATACGCGGAGATGGGGCCATCGGAATACAGAAGTCAATATGGGCAAGAAGTTCAATGA